The Quercus lobata isolate SW786 chromosome 9, ValleyOak3.0 Primary Assembly, whole genome shotgun sequence region TAGTTTCAAATTCATCCTTGTTGTCATCTGTATTATGAAAATACTGATGTGTCTCATCGATTATTTAtgtcaattatattttaaaaagtggtcatatatatatatatatatacagaaaCAGTATTCCAGAATGTGTTGgcactaaaatatgttgttttaATCAATGAACCAAAACGGAATCTAAAACATAATTGACaacattttttatcaaaaatgacaacaaagaaaaaaatgataaccTCAAATTTAAAAGTACAAGACAAATAATGAAGCTCGATAGCATATTATTTCAACTTTGAGAAACATTAATaagcaacaaaaataagaaatcacacttaaaattaaaacatcacATAACTTTCACATATAATAATCATGGGTTTGAGGGTGTACGGATAGGGGAGAGATTTGGGATAGAGGGAACTATCTTGGGGACTTTGGGGGTTAAAGGAATGCCTAGTGAAGAGAAAAATGACTTGATTAGGTTAGGCAGTTTGGCTATGAATGACAGTACATCTGATTGAGTAAACTGTAAAAGATGACGAGTGCGAATAGTTGGACTTGTGGTATTTGGTAACGTTAGAATTGAAGGCAAATATGGTTCATCTGGTTGAGTAAATAGTGAAAGATGACGAGCTGCGAGGCTAACATTGATGCTTGAAATGAACATTGCAATGAACAAAGCTAAGATGAAATTCTTGAAAGACGCCATCGTTAATAATATTCAAGTTTGGATCCAAACAACAAATGTGTCCTGTAGCAGAAGAGATTTGTGGTTTGATCTTATATACTGTTGaggtgtttttaattttataaaattattataacttACAATTTATGTTTCATTTATTGAACATGTCTACTGGATAGAACGTaacaagttttttaaaaacCGCTAATTAAGTTACAAACTTTTTGATATGCAATTGCACTAGTTGGTCTCGTAAAAGCCCAGGagttaaaaaatttttatatcCTTTCAGAACTATTAATTTCCTATGTAACTTTTTAGCCCATTATGCTTATAAATACTCAAAGTTAAGCCAATCTTACAAAAGGTACCCCAAATTTTTAGggagtattttttttcaaatattaatgGACACCTCCATAGAATTAAATCTAGGATTAAATCTCTTGATGCACACAGCTCTACGTGTAAAGCACGAAAATGCCATATCCCATTAACAATATTTCATccaaattttagaatttgtttttctcAGCCACAAATTTGATCAGGCAAGCTAAGCAAATGATTTTAtagagagagtgaaagagagattGGATtggaataaacaaacaaactctttttttttattttccttttttatttatttgaaatttcttaATTGGAAATGGGAGATTTGAATCATAAAATTAGAGGCTGTTGCACCTTGTATTTTGGGGATAATTATATGataaaaccttaaaattacattaagtttaaaattttcaattagtttacaattgtagcaattttttctttctttctaaatataattataatttttaaaaaatgagacaaaaaacaaaactttttgcCCAGAGGGACACCAAATAGcatgtaaatgttaaaaaaccTAAccgaaaaaataatgaaatttttgaCTAAATTGTGTTAATCAGTAAGGTTTTCTAATGCATTATTAAGTAGTTATTTCATATTGTGGCTCTTTTAAGTGACAAATAAATAGATCTCAAATGCAAGTCATAggattttctcttaattttagTTAATAAAAACTTGTTAAGAGTTACAAATTATTCATTGAACTCATTAATAAAGACTTATTAATTTTGTTATCGCATGAATTTTATTATACTTATTAATTTAATACGCATTGACACAACATGAACTCAATTTGAAAACGCACGTCCATGCATACAAAGAGAGAAAGCAAAACCTTATAGCACATTGAAGCAATGCAATCCACTATATTTTTCTCGCTATACAGCAAAAACTATAAGTTGCAGTTCGTGGAAAAGAAACTCTTCTAACTTTACAATTATGCGCTATCAATATGTATGGCTCCTAATCCTGTATTTGATATTGCTACACAAGTTTCAAACAAAATGCCACTGACTCTCATTTCGTTACCTGACCTGTGATTCTTCAAAAAGTGAGCACCAGTATACCTGTATGCTTGAGATTAGTTCCATGATCCACCCCTCTTGCACCATTAACTAAGCCTTGACAGTagaaccactttctggcattagtAGGGATGGCAGGTCTCTAATTCGATAGCCACTGCCCCAGAAAGAAGCAAGACAAAGGCCCATAATAGCCATGGCAACTACTGAACAAGCTGGTGGAACTGCCTGACTGCTCCCGAGGAACTGGGTAGCAAGGAGCCCCGCCAGGGTGGAGCTTTGCATTCCTGTGCATAATGAAATTGTCCTactaacttcttcttcttgccTGTCAAACATGAAGTTAGATTAGAGGAAAACCAATTCAAAGTTCTAActccaccaaaaagaaaaaatgccaATTTCCAAAGGTGAAATATTCCTACATATGTGTAAGAATGCAAGCCTGCGTGCAGAACATTAAGAATAGCCAAGCTTGTCTAAATGTGTTCCCCTCCAAGAATTCACAAGATACAACTATTATCAATAGGGGAAGGTGGGCTTTTATCTACATGTCAATTGAGAAGTGAGCAAGGGAGTTTCAAAGAGAGGGGGGTGTTTGCCAGAGTTGCAAAAGGTAACAAACCTTTGGAATTGGACCCACCAACCGGCAATCAATTAGGGCTGCAAATTTGCAATGGCATTAAGGAGAGACAGATTATTGAATGGCAATCACAAAGTTTGACATGGAATCATACCTACTACTTCCATTCTTTGAGGAGTTTCGAGGACAGGAAAGGTATGCATGACAGACACACCCAATGAGGATATCTGATAAATGAGTGGCCCAGGGCACAGGTTAAAGAATAACAAATATTCAATTACGATGTATAATGTTAGTGCCAACCACACTATAAAGCATGAAGCCTCTAGACTAAATCCTATCATAAGTGCCTATTAAAGAACAGTCAGATTTGGCAGCACAGAGACAGAAAGAAGGATTAGCTTTACCGGATTTTTTAATTCTCAGCAATGGACCCTCTATACCACATTGTTAATTGCTCACAAAGGGctattaaatgataaaaatagaGGTGCACAAGTTCGCAAAACAAGGCAATGCCAAGTGGATTAGTTTTTAATACATCCTTCATTATTAATAGGACAGGACATCTAAGCAAGACATTTAAATTTTCTCAGGCAGAAGGACAAATTTACCTAAAAACTGGAATTTTGGAGACCCAATATCCTACAGTAAAGGCCACAGCATGAAACATAAATATCGGTAAAACCAATCTGAGACCCTCCGCAGACAGAATTTGGTTCCGATTTATAGCAAGGGGACTACCGATGCACATAGCAGTGCAAATCATTGCAACAAATGGCATCACCGGTTCAAGGACAGTCACAACCGGTTTTGCATAAGTATTAAGCACAAGGCCAAGAGTGACTGGAACAAGAACAACCTAACAAAAAGTGCAAAGGAAATCTATTAGCAAAGTCAAATGAGGTAAAATCATTTATAATTCCCCTTGCAATTGATTAATGCACTGTTATTCTTACCTGCAATATTGACTTTGACATAGCAACAGCATCAACCGGAACAACAGACCCAATTAGAAGGCCAGTTAGTAGGGGTGTAACAAGCACTGATGCAATGGTAGTTGAGCTGGTTAGGAGAATGCTCAAGGCCACATCCCCTTTGCTTAAAAAACTAGCGTAGCTAGACAGCTGAGCTCCTGCAACACAAGATGTGAGGACAAAGCCTGCATAGAACATCTGAGACATGCCGAATGCCCCTGCAATTAATACTCCGAGTGCTGGCTTTAACACATACTGCGCAATGAACCCAACAGACAGTGGCAAAGGTCTGCAACAGATGAAAACTGAAGAACATTGGGAGCACATTCAAAATCTCACAAATGGAATGGAAAAGCAAAATTCTCAGAAGAAATAcattagaataatggttaaatgattaaattcaccattttatGACAGCTTAACCTTTTCAGACATCAAAATTCAACAATGTTATATCAAGATTTTACCTTTTAAATGCGAGAGCAAAATCATCAATGGAAAGCCTAATTCCAATAGACAACATGATCCCACCAAGAGCAGGTGCATATAGCTCCTTAGATACCCTGGAGAAGTTTagaattcattttcttttagtttttaaacaactccaaaaaaaaacatagattaGCTGGGCAGACACATTGTGAATGTAAATCTTAacaaaaaaacagttttttgcCATAACACCTGCTGAGTAGGAACTAGAAGACATGTGAAGTAGAAAAACTAGGTAAAACTAAACTCCTTATTAGTTAGAAGCCTTTAGTCAAACACTTGTAGTCCAAAACCTGATATGCAATTTCCAGCCTACAAGATGACAACTATAATAGGAATTTTAAACTCTGGAAAGCACTCTGCACCTCACTTTTCTAACAGACAAgataaagttaataaaaaaagtaaaaaaacttGACAAGTAAGAAATCAggataaaacaaaagaacattATTAAATATAGACTAATTAAAGTTATGCTATCAGAAAAAGGTTGAAAAAGAACATGCGATTATTCATAAGTTAATTCTGAAAGCAAAGTTTCAAGACAACAATTTCCAAATcaacaattttatattattagtaCTTCAGAAACGGTGTCCAAAAACTGTATTGGAAATCACAGACAACAACCTACGACTAAGAACAGAAACCAAAGTGCtgaaaataaccaaaatcaGACTGAAACTCAGAAAACCCAATCACAGAAAAACAGAGAAAATCAAATGCAGACAGTTGAAAGCAATTAAACCATAATCAGACTGAATCACTGAAAACCCAATTAGAGAAAAACAATGAAACCCACATGCAAAACTTGAAAACTGAGAaattaaaactcaaaacaatGATAAGCCcaaattggaaaaaaaacaatcaaactCACATGCAAACACTTGAAAGCGATGAAACCAAAATCAGACTGAATCACTGAAAGCCCaattagag contains the following coding sequences:
- the LOC115960939 gene encoding probable sodium/metabolite cotransporter BASS3, chloroplastic, with the translated sequence MSTSSMSSITFLSLPNPKLTFSSFRPLSFSSSSSSSSSSSSSSLSCSSFAKHSNGQRSNQKLSIFACSTSPFIGRVGLQRRLGNASMLSFGIYPNDLAHTGKNSNTDSSSSSLSHILSATLPFVVAATAIAALAQPATFTWVSKELYAPALGGIMLSIGIRLSIDDFALAFKRPLPLSVGFIAQYVLKPALGVLIAGAFGMSQMFYAGFVLTSCVAGAQLSSYASFLSKGDVALSILLTSSTTIASVLVTPLLTGLLIGSVVPVDAVAMSKSILQVVLVPVTLGLVLNTYAKPVVTVLEPVMPFVAMICTAMCIGSPLAINRNQILSAEGLRLVLPIFMFHAVAFTVGYWVSKIPVFRQEEEVSRTISLCTGMQSSTLAGLLATQFLGSSQAVPPACSVVAMAIMGLCLASFWGSGYRIRDLPSLLMPESGSTVKA